The following proteins are co-located in the Candidatus Competibacteraceae bacterium genome:
- a CDS encoding iron-sulfur cluster assembly scaffold protein produces MLELSAPAREYFTQPRHAGDFDPDSLDVTTARVGEPVSGDILQLQLRINAQEMIGAIRFKAYGSAWIIACGSLLAERIQGRTLTEAAQFQHDELVEALEVPPAKLHCAVLAETALKAALRAWAAPRTPTEAVTQTHQSRTCS; encoded by the coding sequence ATGCTGGAATTGAGCGCACCCGCGCGGGAATATTTCACGCAGCCCCGCCATGCCGGCGATTTCGACCCGGACTCACTCGATGTGACGACGGCGCGGGTGGGTGAACCGGTCAGTGGGGATATCCTGCAACTCCAGTTACGGATCAACGCACAGGAGATGATCGGCGCCATCCGGTTCAAGGCTTATGGCAGTGCCTGGATCATTGCCTGCGGTTCGTTGCTGGCCGAACGCATCCAGGGCCGGACACTGACCGAAGCCGCGCAATTTCAGCACGATGAACTGGTCGAAGCGCTGGAGGTGCCGCCGGCCAAACTGCACTGTGCCGTGCTGGCCGAAACCGCGCTCAAGGCGGCGCTGCGTGCTTGGGCCGCGCCGCGAACTCCAACCGAGGCCGTCACTCAAACCCATCAGTCCCGCACTTGCTCATAG
- a CDS encoding iron-sulfur cluster assembly accessory protein yields MLITLTEKAATRAHSYLAKQANAQGLRLGVRNTGCSGYMYTVGLADTINPDDQIFESQGVKVVVSTKNLPYLDGIEVDYAKEGLNEGFRFRNPNAKEMCGCGESFSV; encoded by the coding sequence ATGTTAATCACGTTGACCGAAAAAGCCGCCACCCGCGCTCACAGCTACTTGGCCAAGCAGGCGAATGCCCAAGGTTTGCGACTGGGCGTTCGCAATACCGGCTGTTCCGGCTATATGTACACCGTCGGACTGGCGGATACGATCAACCCCGACGATCAGATTTTCGAATCGCAAGGCGTCAAGGTCGTGGTCAGCACCAAGAATCTGCCCTATCTGGATGGCATCGAGGTGGATTACGCCAAGGAGGGATTGAATGAGGGGTTCCGTTTTCGCAACCCTAACGCCAAGGAAATGTGCGGCTGCGGCGAAAGCTTCAGCGTCTGA